A region from the Agrococcus sp. SL85 genome encodes:
- a CDS encoding response regulator, producing MSRPLRVVVADDHAAVRAGVTAVLAADAGIEVVGEAADGRAAILQARALRPDVVLMDVRMPRADGIEATAAVVAEGVAVLVLTTYDVDEHVDGALAAGASGYLLKTAEPGEIVAGVRRVAAGEGVLAPEVTRRVLERLRHAAPAAPARADAEVLLAPLTAREREVLAGLGEGLSNAQLAARLGITEPTAKSHVSRILAKLDAPSRMRAAVVARDAGLV from the coding sequence GTGAGCCGCCCCCTCCGCGTCGTCGTCGCCGACGACCACGCCGCCGTGCGGGCCGGCGTGACGGCCGTGCTCGCCGCCGACGCGGGCATCGAGGTCGTGGGCGAGGCCGCCGACGGCCGCGCGGCGATCCTGCAGGCGCGGGCGCTCCGACCCGACGTCGTGCTCATGGACGTGCGCATGCCGCGGGCCGACGGCATCGAGGCGACCGCGGCCGTCGTCGCCGAGGGCGTCGCGGTGCTCGTGCTCACGACCTACGACGTCGACGAGCACGTCGACGGCGCGCTCGCGGCGGGCGCCTCCGGCTACCTCCTGAAGACCGCGGAGCCGGGCGAGATCGTCGCGGGCGTGCGGCGGGTCGCGGCGGGGGAGGGCGTGCTCGCGCCCGAGGTCACGCGTCGCGTGCTCGAGCGGCTGCGGCACGCTGCGCCCGCCGCTCCGGCGCGCGCCGACGCCGAGGTGCTCCTCGCGCCGCTCACGGCGCGCGAGCGCGAGGTGCTCGCGGGGCTCGGCGAGGGCCTCTCGAACGCGCAGCTCGCGGCGCGCCTGGGCATCACGGAGCCCACCGCGAAGTCGCACGTCTCGCGCATCCTCGCGAAGCTCGACGCGCCCTCCCGGATGCGCGCGGCCGTCGTCGCGCGCGACGCGGGCCTCGTCTGA
- a CDS encoding ROK family protein translates to MTTAGLDIGGTKIAGVALAPAAAVGDDRVLARLHAPHAVAGPASLVDALEGAVRELDAQLAAAGHPPIRAVGLAIAAWLTVDREVVTWAAHLGVREFALRAALAERLGVPVTIDNDANGYLVGEAALGAARGARSAILIALGTGVGGAFVLDGRPLIGAHGLAGELGHVTVDESGPLCSCTARGCIEAYAGGNALARDAAGIPAAVALAPDGVARAEHAAAAARAGDAAAIALFERAGRAVAAGLRRLLPAFDPEVVVLGGRVLLECTDLLLPTIERELADHAPLQGVPQPRRLVLAELGGHAAAIGGAVLAERAAER, encoded by the coding sequence ATGACCACGGCAGGGCTCGACATCGGCGGCACGAAGATCGCCGGGGTCGCGCTCGCGCCCGCTGCGGCGGTCGGCGACGACCGCGTGCTCGCGCGCCTGCACGCGCCCCACGCCGTCGCGGGCCCCGCCTCGCTCGTCGACGCGCTCGAGGGCGCGGTGCGCGAGCTCGACGCGCAGCTGGCAGCGGCGGGGCACCCGCCGATCCGGGCCGTGGGCCTCGCGATCGCCGCCTGGCTCACGGTCGACCGCGAGGTCGTCACCTGGGCGGCGCACCTCGGCGTGCGCGAGTTCGCGCTGCGCGCGGCGCTCGCCGAGCGGCTCGGCGTGCCGGTCACGATCGACAACGACGCCAACGGCTACCTCGTGGGCGAGGCCGCGCTCGGCGCCGCCCGCGGTGCTCGCTCGGCGATCCTCATCGCGCTCGGCACGGGGGTGGGCGGCGCGTTCGTGCTCGACGGCCGGCCGCTCATCGGCGCGCACGGCCTCGCGGGCGAGCTCGGCCACGTGACGGTCGACGAGTCGGGGCCGCTGTGCTCGTGCACCGCCCGCGGCTGCATCGAGGCCTACGCGGGCGGCAACGCGCTCGCGCGCGACGCGGCCGGCATCCCCGCCGCGGTGGCCCTCGCGCCCGACGGCGTCGCGCGGGCCGAGCACGCCGCCGCCGCCGCGAGGGCCGGCGACGCGGCCGCGATCGCGCTCTTCGAGCGCGCGGGCCGCGCGGTCGCGGCGGGGCTGCGGCGGCTGCTGCCTGCCTTCGACCCGGAGGTCGTGGTGCTGGGCGGGCGCGTGCTGCTCGAGTGCACCGATCTGCTGCTGCCGACGATCGAGCGGGAGCTCGCCGACCACGCCCCGCTGCAAGGGGTGCCGCAGCCGCGCCGCCTCGTGCTCGCGGAGCTCGGCGGCCACGCGGCCGCCATCGGCGGCGCCGTGCTCGCGGAGCGCGCCGCCGAGCGCTGA
- a CDS encoding GntR family transcriptional regulator: protein MLDDSKPLFVALAEQIEDGILDGTYAEDGPVPSTNELAAFLRINPATAGKGLGLLVDAGVLIKRRGIGMFVAPGAPAALRERRRSAFAAQFIAPLLREAGQLGITPEDLAGMITKEAGR, encoded by the coding sequence GTGCTCGACGACAGCAAGCCGCTCTTCGTCGCCCTCGCGGAGCAGATCGAGGACGGCATCCTCGACGGCACCTACGCCGAGGACGGCCCCGTCCCGTCGACGAACGAGCTCGCCGCCTTCCTCCGCATCAACCCCGCGACCGCCGGCAAGGGCCTCGGCCTGCTCGTCGACGCCGGGGTGCTCATCAAGAGGAGAGGGATCGGCATGTTCGTCGCCCCCGGCGCCCCCGCGGCGCTCCGCGAGCGCCGCCGCAGCGCGTTCGCCGCCCAGTTCATCGCACCGCTGCTGCGCGAGGCAGGACAGCTCGGGATCACCCCCGAGGACCTCGCAGGCATGATCACGAAGGAGGCGGGTCGATGA
- a CDS encoding cryptochrome/photolyase family protein, whose protein sequence is MPAQIVWFRRDLRVADHPALVAAAEAGAVLPVFVLDPVFDGSGDARTAALRTALHALHRATDGALVIRSGKPERVIPDLVAEVGAEAVHVSEETTPYGRRRDRRVERALDVPLVATGSPYAVTPGRVRKGDGDPFRVFTPFSKAWLEHGWRAPAELPGDHRWVRRADSEGLPEIPEVEADLTWASEEGALERWHEFLDDAIDDYADARDRPDLDGTSRLSIALKLGAVHPRTLLADLDRVAPRRGAGAQRSLKVFQTELAWREFYADVLHHQPRSAWHDLTDALERMPYDEPGDLFEAWQEGRTGFPMVDAGMRQLRAEGWMHNRVRMLTASFLTKDLHVWWPHGARHFLDLLADGDIASNNHGWQWTAGTGTDASPYFRVFNPVLQGEKFDPDGAYVRRWVPELRHLEGKAAHQPWKHDDGYAHDYPEPIVDHKEERQEALDRYQAAKG, encoded by the coding sequence ATGCCCGCGCAGATCGTCTGGTTCCGCCGCGACCTCCGGGTCGCCGACCATCCGGCGCTCGTGGCCGCGGCCGAGGCCGGCGCCGTGCTGCCGGTCTTCGTGCTCGACCCGGTCTTCGACGGTTCGGGCGACGCCCGCACCGCGGCGCTGCGCACCGCGCTCCACGCCCTCCACCGTGCGACCGACGGCGCCCTCGTCATCCGATCCGGGAAGCCCGAGCGCGTCATCCCCGACCTCGTGGCCGAGGTGGGCGCCGAGGCCGTCCACGTCTCGGAGGAGACTACGCCCTACGGTCGCCGCCGCGACCGCCGCGTCGAGCGCGCGCTCGACGTGCCGCTCGTCGCGACCGGCAGCCCCTACGCCGTGACGCCCGGCCGCGTGCGGAAGGGCGACGGCGATCCCTTCCGCGTCTTCACGCCGTTCTCGAAGGCGTGGCTCGAGCACGGCTGGCGGGCGCCGGCCGAGCTGCCTGGCGACCACCGCTGGGTGCGCAGGGCCGACTCCGAGGGCCTCCCGGAGATCCCGGAGGTCGAGGCAGACCTCACCTGGGCGAGCGAGGAGGGTGCGCTCGAGCGCTGGCACGAGTTCCTCGACGACGCGATCGACGACTACGCCGACGCCCGCGACCGCCCCGACCTCGACGGCACCTCCCGCCTCTCGATCGCGCTGAAGCTCGGCGCCGTGCACCCCCGCACGCTGCTCGCCGACCTCGACCGCGTCGCGCCGAGGCGGGGCGCCGGGGCCCAGCGCTCGCTCAAGGTGTTCCAGACCGAGCTCGCCTGGCGCGAGTTCTACGCCGACGTGCTGCACCACCAGCCGCGCTCCGCCTGGCACGACCTCACCGACGCCCTCGAGCGCATGCCCTACGACGAGCCGGGCGACCTCTTCGAGGCGTGGCAGGAGGGCCGCACCGGGTTCCCGATGGTCGACGCCGGCATGCGGCAGCTGCGCGCCGAGGGCTGGATGCACAACCGGGTGCGCATGCTCACCGCGAGCTTCCTCACGAAGGACCTCCACGTGTGGTGGCCGCACGGCGCCCGCCACTTCCTCGACCTGCTCGCCGACGGCGACATCGCCTCGAACAACCACGGCTGGCAGTGGACCGCCGGCACCGGCACCGACGCCTCGCCGTACTTCCGCGTCTTCAACCCGGTGCTGCAGGGCGAGAAGTTCGACCCCGACGGCGCCTACGTGCGCCGCTGGGTGCCCGAGCTGCGGCACCTCGAGGGCAAGGCCGCGCACCAGCCGTGGAAGCACGACGACGGCTACGCGCACGACTACCCGGAGCCGATCGTCGACCACAAGGAGGAGCGGCAGGAGGCCCTCGACCGCTACCAGGCGGCGAAGGGCTGA
- a CDS encoding threonine aldolase family protein has translation MQPLHDTARRGFASDNYSGVHPAVLDAIAAANGGHQSAYGADEYTARLQEVVRGHFGEGAEAFPVFNGTGANVLALQSLLPRWGGVVAATTAHINVDEGGAPERVGGMKLLTVPTPDGKLTPELIDLQAHGFGDEHRAQPLAVSITQSTELGTLYTAEEIRAIADHAHSLGMLVHLDGARISNAAVALGAGLRDVTTDAGVDIVSLGGTKNGAMGAEAIVTLSEGAGEGLVYLRKLNMQLASKMRFISAQLLALYDGDLWRENAGHANAMAARLRAAVEDVPGVAFAYPTQANGVFAQLPAGVADRVRERFFFYDWDATGREVRWMCTWDTAEDDVDAFAALVREAAA, from the coding sequence GTGCAGCCTCTCCACGACACCGCCCGCCGCGGCTTCGCCTCCGACAACTACTCCGGCGTCCACCCCGCCGTGCTCGACGCGATCGCGGCCGCGAACGGCGGCCACCAGAGCGCCTACGGCGCCGACGAGTACACGGCGAGGCTCCAGGAGGTCGTGCGCGGCCACTTCGGCGAGGGCGCCGAGGCGTTCCCCGTCTTCAACGGCACGGGCGCCAACGTGCTCGCGCTGCAGTCCCTGCTGCCGCGCTGGGGCGGCGTCGTGGCGGCGACCACCGCGCACATCAACGTCGACGAGGGCGGCGCGCCCGAGCGCGTCGGCGGCATGAAGCTGCTCACGGTGCCCACGCCCGACGGCAAGCTCACCCCCGAGCTCATCGACCTGCAGGCGCACGGCTTCGGCGACGAGCACCGCGCGCAGCCGCTCGCGGTCTCGATCACCCAGTCGACCGAGCTGGGCACCCTCTATACGGCCGAGGAGATCCGGGCGATCGCCGACCACGCGCACTCGCTCGGCATGCTCGTGCACCTCGACGGCGCCCGCATCTCGAACGCCGCCGTCGCCCTCGGCGCGGGCCTGCGCGACGTCACGACCGACGCGGGCGTCGACATCGTCTCGCTCGGCGGCACGAAGAACGGCGCGATGGGCGCCGAGGCGATCGTGACGCTCTCGGAGGGCGCGGGCGAGGGCCTCGTGTACCTGCGCAAGCTCAACATGCAGCTCGCCTCGAAGATGCGCTTCATCTCGGCGCAGCTGCTCGCGCTCTACGACGGCGACCTGTGGCGCGAGAACGCGGGTCACGCGAACGCGATGGCCGCGCGCCTGCGGGCAGCGGTCGAGGACGTGCCGGGCGTCGCCTTCGCCTACCCGACGCAGGCGAACGGCGTGTTCGCGCAGCTGCCGGCGGGCGTCGCCGACCGCGTGCGCGAGCGCTTCTTCTTCTACGACTGGGACGCCACGGGCCGCGAGGTGCGCTGGATGTGCACGTGGGACACCGCCGAGGACGACGTCGACGCGTTCGCGGCGCTCGTGCGCGAGGCCGCCGCCTGA
- a CDS encoding YdeI/OmpD-associated family protein — protein sequence MTTDAAAEPGAPGTPGGSAERPATFFRDAAEFRAWLEAHHATATELWMGLTAKHVEPRGLTWAEAVPEALCFGWIDSVSQRIDDDARRQRWTPRKARSIWSAVNVAHVERLAAEGRMHPAGIAAFEARRPEDVGVYSHEQPDDVALPDALQAIVDASPAAVAFLAEATPGYRKQTTVWVQSAKREPTRVARAEQLRDDSAAGRLVPPFRPGATPKWVARAAAAAAAAR from the coding sequence ATGACGACGGATGCGGCAGCGGAGCCGGGCGCTCCAGGCACGCCGGGCGGCTCGGCCGAGCGGCCCGCCACGTTCTTCCGCGACGCCGCGGAGTTCCGCGCCTGGCTCGAGGCGCACCACGCCACGGCGACCGAGCTGTGGATGGGCCTCACCGCCAAGCACGTCGAGCCGCGCGGGCTCACGTGGGCCGAGGCGGTGCCGGAGGCCCTGTGCTTCGGCTGGATCGACTCGGTCTCGCAGCGCATCGACGACGACGCCCGGCGGCAGCGCTGGACGCCGCGGAAGGCGCGCTCGATCTGGTCGGCCGTGAACGTGGCGCACGTCGAGCGGCTCGCGGCCGAGGGCCGCATGCACCCGGCGGGCATCGCCGCCTTCGAGGCGCGGCGCCCCGAGGACGTGGGCGTGTACTCGCACGAGCAGCCCGACGACGTCGCCCTGCCCGACGCGCTGCAGGCGATCGTCGACGCCTCACCCGCCGCGGTCGCCTTCCTCGCCGAGGCGACGCCGGGCTACCGCAAGCAGACGACGGTGTGGGTGCAGAGCGCCAAGCGCGAGCCCACGCGCGTCGCGCGCGCCGAGCAGCTGCGCGACGACTCGGCCGCCGGCAGGCTCGTGCCGCCGTTCCGGCCGGGCGCGACGCCGAAGTGGGTGGCGCGGGCGGCGGCTGCGGCGGCGGCTGCTCGCTGA
- a CDS encoding ABC transporter permease, whose product MTTATAARRGRTPFAQAAAIVAQREIMTKLRSKAFLVSTALFVGAIFVMVLLSSLGPQLFDSTTRVAVTEQTASAIEGVEGYEVEVLGSAQAVREAVESGDVSAGVLQDDGPSGLLVVGDREAPTGVLQLLSVQPELELLDPNAPDPMLTYFIGIAFGIVFFSSAITFGQTIAQSVVEEKQSRIVEIMLATVPARAILAGKVLGNSILAFGQIALIAGVVLLGGAVTGSQLLLDGLGMPIIWFVALFTIGFVMLAALYAAAAALVSRSEDLGSASSPLMMLIMIPYILVIIFNNNPLALQIMSYVPFSAPVAVPMRVYLGTMEWWEPLLSLAILAATTVGAILFAALVYERSLLKTGAMVKWRDALKR is encoded by the coding sequence ATGACCACCGCCACCGCCGCCCGCCGCGGCCGCACCCCGTTCGCGCAGGCCGCCGCGATCGTCGCCCAGCGCGAGATCATGACGAAGCTGCGCTCGAAGGCCTTCCTCGTCTCGACCGCGCTCTTCGTCGGCGCGATCTTCGTCATGGTGCTGCTGTCGTCGCTCGGCCCGCAGCTGTTCGACTCCACCACGCGGGTCGCCGTCACCGAGCAGACCGCGAGCGCGATCGAGGGCGTCGAGGGCTACGAGGTGGAGGTGCTCGGCAGCGCCCAGGCGGTGCGGGAGGCCGTGGAGTCGGGCGACGTGAGCGCCGGCGTGCTGCAGGACGACGGCCCCTCGGGCCTCCTCGTCGTCGGCGACCGCGAGGCCCCGACCGGCGTGCTGCAGCTGCTGAGCGTGCAGCCCGAGCTCGAGCTGCTCGACCCGAACGCGCCCGACCCGATGCTCACCTACTTCATCGGCATCGCCTTCGGCATCGTCTTCTTCTCGTCGGCGATCACCTTCGGCCAGACGATCGCGCAGTCGGTCGTGGAGGAGAAGCAGTCGCGCATCGTCGAGATCATGCTCGCGACGGTGCCGGCGCGCGCGATCCTCGCGGGCAAGGTGCTCGGCAACTCGATCCTCGCCTTCGGGCAGATCGCGCTGATCGCGGGCGTGGTGCTGCTGGGCGGGGCGGTGACCGGCTCGCAGCTGCTGCTCGACGGGCTCGGCATGCCGATCATCTGGTTCGTGGCACTCTTCACGATCGGCTTCGTGATGCTCGCGGCGCTCTACGCGGCAGCGGCCGCGCTCGTCTCGCGCTCGGAGGACCTCGGCTCGGCCTCGAGCCCGCTCATGATGCTGATCATGATCCCGTACATCCTCGTGATCATCTTCAACAACAACCCGCTCGCGCTGCAGATCATGTCGTACGTGCCGTTCTCGGCGCCGGTCGCGGTGCCCATGCGCGTCTACCTCGGCACGATGGAGTGGTGGGAGCCGCTGCTCTCGCTCGCGATCCTCGCCGCGACGACCGTGGGGGCGATCCTCTTCGCCGCCCTCGTCTACGAGCGCTCGCTGCTGAAGACGGGCGCGATGGTGAAGTGGCGGGATGCGCTGAAGCGCTGA
- a CDS encoding metal ABC transporter solute-binding protein, Zn/Mn family, with protein MRRSALASAALAATALLLAGCAGAGAGEPQDDRPVVLTTFTVLADIAGAVAGDDLRVESITRPGAEVHGYEPTPRDVARASEADLLLDNGLGLEAWFERFVQDADAPRVVASEGVEPIEIAADASAGRPNPHAWMSPTNVQRYVDTIEAAFAELAPEHAEGFAERADAYRAELQQVQDELVADLAAVPEQQRALVTCEGAFSYLARDAGLEERSLWPVNAEQQATPQRIADVIAFVEERDVPAVFCESTVSDAPMQQVVEATGARFGGTLYVDSLSEADGPVPTYLDLIRHDAETIAAGLTGGGR; from the coding sequence ATGCGCCGCTCCGCCCTCGCCTCCGCCGCCCTCGCCGCCACCGCCCTGCTGCTCGCCGGCTGCGCCGGGGCGGGCGCGGGCGAGCCGCAGGACGACCGACCCGTCGTGCTCACGACCTTCACGGTGCTCGCCGACATCGCGGGCGCGGTGGCGGGCGACGACCTGCGGGTGGAGTCGATCACCCGCCCCGGCGCCGAGGTCCACGGGTACGAGCCGACGCCGCGCGACGTCGCCCGCGCATCCGAGGCCGATCTCCTCCTCGACAACGGGCTGGGCCTCGAGGCCTGGTTCGAGCGGTTCGTGCAGGACGCCGACGCGCCGCGCGTCGTCGCGAGCGAGGGCGTGGAGCCGATCGAGATCGCGGCCGACGCCTCCGCCGGCCGCCCCAACCCGCACGCCTGGATGAGCCCCACGAACGTGCAGCGCTACGTCGACACGATCGAGGCCGCCTTCGCGGAGCTCGCGCCCGAGCACGCCGAGGGCTTCGCCGAGCGCGCCGACGCCTATCGGGCCGAGCTCCAGCAGGTGCAGGACGAGCTGGTGGCCGACCTCGCCGCCGTGCCCGAGCAGCAGCGCGCGCTCGTGACGTGCGAGGGCGCCTTCTCGTACCTCGCGCGCGACGCGGGCCTCGAGGAGCGCTCGCTCTGGCCCGTCAACGCCGAGCAGCAGGCCACCCCGCAGCGGATCGCCGACGTCATCGCGTTCGTCGAGGAGCGCGACGTGCCCGCGGTGTTCTGCGAGTCGACGGTCTCGGACGCGCCGATGCAGCAGGTGGTCGAGGCGACGGGCGCGCGCTTCGGCGGCACCCTCTACGTCGATTCGCTCTCGGAGGCGGACGGCCCCGTGCCCACCTACCTCGACCTCATCCGGCACGACGCCGAGACGATCGCGGCGGGGCTCACGGGCGGCGGGCGATGA
- a CDS encoding metal ABC transporter ATP-binding protein: MTAAIEVRGLTVRYGEVTALDGVDLAVAHGAVTALIGMNGAGKSTLLQAISGRLRPDAGTVLVGGEAPAAARRRGRVASMPQSEAVDWSFPLSVRDVVMMGRYGFQGIGRRARPADRAAVEAALERVDLAPLADRQIGRLSGGQRKRAFLARCLAQEADVLLLDEPFAGVDKASEATIVALLRELADDGRAVLVSTHDLHALPRLADEAVLLLRRVVFHGGVEEALRPERLALAFGLDPLDRPGA, translated from the coding sequence ATGACGGCCGCGATCGAGGTGCGCGGCCTCACCGTGCGCTACGGCGAGGTCACGGCGCTCGACGGCGTCGACCTCGCCGTGGCCCATGGCGCGGTCACGGCGCTCATCGGCATGAACGGCGCCGGCAAGTCCACCCTGCTGCAGGCGATCTCCGGCAGGCTGCGGCCGGATGCGGGCACGGTGCTCGTGGGCGGCGAGGCGCCCGCCGCCGCCCGACGCCGCGGTCGCGTCGCCTCCATGCCGCAGAGCGAGGCGGTCGACTGGTCGTTCCCGCTCTCGGTGCGCGACGTCGTGATGATGGGGCGCTACGGCTTCCAGGGCATCGGGCGGCGCGCGCGCCCCGCCGACCGCGCCGCCGTCGAAGCGGCGCTCGAGCGCGTCGACCTCGCGCCGCTCGCCGACCGCCAGATCGGCAGGCTCTCGGGCGGGCAGCGCAAGCGCGCCTTCCTCGCCCGCTGCCTCGCGCAGGAGGCCGACGTGCTGCTGCTCGACGAGCCCTTCGCGGGCGTCGACAAGGCCTCGGAGGCGACGATCGTCGCGCTGCTGCGCGAGCTCGCCGACGACGGCAGGGCCGTGCTCGTCTCGACCCACGACCTCCACGCGCTCCCGCGCCTCGCCGACGAGGCGGTGCTGCTGCTGCGCCGCGTCGTCTTCCACGGCGGCGTCGAGGAGGCGCTGCGCCCCGAGCGGCTCGCGCTCGCCTTCGGTCTCGACCCGCTCGATCGGCCCGGCGCATGA
- a CDS encoding metal ABC transporter permease, producing MSPLDVLLEPFQYEFMLRALATSVVAAAVCATLSCWLVLIGWSLMGDAVSHAVLPGVVLAYALGTPFALGALVFGVLAVALIGLIRDTSRVKEDAAIGIVFTTLFALGLVLISVTPSQVDLSHIVFGNVLGVSAADLVQVLVLAAVALTVLLVLRRDLTLFAFDPAHAHAIGLRPRLLGAVLLGVLALTCVVALQVVGVVLVVALLIIPGATAHLLTDRFGRMLVLAPAISIACTAAGLVASYWIDAASGGLIVVVHGIAFALAYLLAPRRGLLVRALRRRPAAAAA from the coding sequence ATGAGCCCGCTCGACGTGCTGCTGGAGCCCTTCCAGTACGAGTTCATGCTGCGCGCGCTCGCGACGAGCGTCGTCGCCGCGGCCGTGTGCGCGACGCTCTCGTGCTGGCTCGTGCTCATCGGCTGGTCGCTCATGGGCGACGCCGTCTCGCACGCGGTGCTGCCCGGCGTCGTGCTCGCCTACGCGCTCGGCACCCCCTTCGCGCTCGGCGCGCTCGTGTTCGGCGTGCTCGCCGTGGCGCTCATCGGGCTCATCCGCGACACGAGCCGCGTGAAGGAGGACGCTGCGATCGGCATCGTGTTCACGACGCTCTTCGCGCTCGGGCTCGTGCTCATCTCGGTCACGCCGAGCCAGGTCGACCTCTCGCACATCGTCTTCGGCAACGTGCTCGGCGTCTCGGCCGCCGACCTCGTGCAGGTGCTCGTGCTCGCCGCGGTGGCGCTCACGGTGCTGCTCGTGCTGCGGCGCGACCTCACGCTCTTCGCCTTCGACCCCGCCCACGCGCACGCGATCGGCCTGCGCCCGCGGCTGCTCGGCGCCGTGCTGCTGGGCGTGCTCGCGCTCACGTGCGTCGTGGCGCTGCAGGTCGTGGGCGTCGTGCTCGTCGTGGCGCTGCTCATCATCCCCGGCGCCACGGCGCACCTCCTCACCGACCGCTTCGGGCGGATGCTCGTGCTCGCGCCCGCCATCTCGATCGCGTGCACGGCCGCGGGCCTCGTGGCGAGCTACTGGATCGACGCGGCCTCCGGCGGCCTCATCGTCGTCGTGCACGGCATCGCCTTCGCGCTCGCCTACCTGCTCGCGCCGCGGCGCGGCCTGCTGGTGCGCGCGCTGCGGCGGCGGCCGGCGGCGGCTGCCGCCTGA
- a CDS encoding SRPBCC domain-containing protein, with amino-acid sequence MRILVTAFEPFGGDAENASLEAVRRLEAARRERPQPGVELVTGVLPVTFAGAGPALRALVAEHRPDAVVAVGEAGGRAAVTPERWGANEDDARIPDNAGAQPRRAPIEPEGPSRRASGLDVEALVAAIEDAGVPAAASDDAGRFLCNHVAYLVAGLDVPGGFVHVPAVRSAGVAGVGGETDAGAAPVDAGLGFDDLARALEAVVGAVARGAARGAPHPTRARVDRASTVVVASPAEAYAALVDPAALAAWLPPEGSTGTIEDFDGREGGGYRVVLRFAANDDTKTTDDSDVSRVELLELVPGRRVVQRIRFETELERFAGAMTMTWLLEPVAAGTRVTVEATDVPPGIGQADHEEGLGSSLANLAAHLRRRAPGA; translated from the coding sequence ATGCGCATCCTCGTCACCGCCTTCGAGCCCTTCGGCGGCGACGCCGAGAACGCGAGCCTCGAGGCGGTGCGGCGGCTCGAGGCCGCCCGCCGCGAGCGGCCGCAGCCCGGCGTCGAGCTCGTCACCGGCGTGCTGCCGGTGACCTTCGCGGGCGCGGGCCCCGCCCTCCGGGCGCTCGTGGCCGAGCACCGGCCGGATGCCGTGGTGGCCGTGGGCGAGGCCGGCGGCCGGGCCGCGGTGACCCCCGAGCGCTGGGGCGCGAACGAGGACGACGCGCGCATCCCCGACAACGCGGGCGCGCAGCCGCGCCGCGCGCCGATCGAGCCCGAGGGGCCGTCGCGGCGCGCGTCCGGCCTCGACGTCGAGGCCCTCGTCGCCGCGATCGAGGACGCGGGGGTGCCGGCGGCCGCGAGCGACGACGCCGGCCGCTTCCTCTGCAACCACGTCGCCTACCTCGTGGCGGGGCTCGACGTGCCCGGCGGCTTCGTGCACGTGCCGGCGGTGCGCTCCGCCGGGGTCGCGGGCGTCGGCGGCGAGACCGACGCCGGCGCGGCGCCCGTGGATGCGGGGCTCGGGTTCGACGACCTCGCGCGGGCGCTCGAGGCCGTCGTGGGGGCCGTGGCGCGGGGCGCCGCCCGGGGCGCGCCCCACCCGACCCGCGCCCGCGTGGATCGCGCCTCCACCGTGGTCGTGGCATCGCCCGCCGAGGCCTACGCCGCGCTCGTCGACCCCGCCGCGCTCGCGGCCTGGCTGCCGCCCGAGGGGTCGACCGGCACGATCGAGGACTTCGACGGCCGGGAGGGCGGCGGCTACCGCGTGGTGCTGCGCTTCGCCGCGAACGACGACACGAAGACGACCGACGACTCCGACGTCTCGCGCGTCGAGCTGCTGGAGCTCGTGCCGGGCCGCCGAGTGGTGCAGCGCATCCGCTTCGAGACCGAGCTGGAGCGCTTCGCGGGCGCGATGACGATGACGTGGCTGCTCGAGCCCGTCGCGGCGGGCACGCGCGTGACCGTCGAGGCGACCGACGTGCCGCCCGGCATCGGCCAGGCCGACCACGAGGAGGGGCTGGGCTCGTCGCTCGCGAACCTCGCCGCGCATCTGCGGCGTCGGGCGCCAGGGGCCTGA